The genomic stretch AGACCACGGACAGGCGATTCAAGGGAAAAGAGGGGCGGACGATGTGCATCGTTTGTGTTACAATTACGTCAccccctgtgtgtgtgcgagtttTGTTTACATAGCCGACGTGTCGGCTGATGTTAGCTTGAatgcctctctctcgctctgtcccGACTAACGATTTACTCCGTAGATTTGCGACATTCCGGCTGCAAGTACGTTGAGCAGCGCTAGAACGGAAAATACCATTCCTTTGCGGACTAATGTCTGATGTCTAATCTCATCACCCTCTTCAGAGTCTAATTCAGGGAATTTTATTATGATAATGGCAATGCCTGATGAAAATTCGACAGTTTGCTACATTTATTCCCTACAATTATCTACATCCCAACTACATGTCTCCTTCTTTACACGACTACGATTTTGCATCAAAACTGTCCTCTTTTTGTTGCGAGACCGCATTTTGGTGGAGATCAGGAGTACGTACGTTTATGTGCTTGGGACACTCCCCAAAATGTGAATTGCACACGATTTTCACATGAGTTCTACACCGAAATGGTTTCTGCTTAAAGCCCCAAAAGTATGCCCCACATACTTGAACAAGCACTGCAGttcattttgttttcattcAAACTTATCTCACACGGGAAATTTTATACGAGCCTTGGTCCTTGTGCCCGCAGCCACGCCCAATCTAAGAAGCTGGATTTCAAGGCACCCCTGGTCCAGGAAACTTACCTTTCAAGAACTTTATTGACCTCCTAGACCCTTGCTTCTCGCACTTTTTTAAACGACCTGCCTTCGGTGAAACAAACTCCCGAATACTCATGTATGTGTCCAGCAAACGAATGTAATGTCCGATCCACTACTAACTACCTTCCTCTCCTTAAAATACTAACACAATTAGGCGGCTCCTAGTCAGAAACATCCCGACCGAGGGGCTCTGCCGGATGACGCGCTGCACATATGAATACAAAAAGTCCCTGGCTTGCAGGAAAACCAAAACCTGAAGCTTTGCAAAAAGAGcccaaatacaaattaaagagTTCCCCCCGTGGAATGTGATGCTTGGATGTCTAGAATCTGCTCGGCTGCAGAGTCGAGTCCCATCTCTTCTTCGTCCTGCCATTCTGTTCAGCTATTTCTGATATTTGAGTGGATGTGTGCACACGTATTCCGAGTGCTCTCTTTAGTGTCCATGCTTTCCGTGAGTCCATCTACTTTAATCCGAATTCCAACAGAACATCCCTTCGGCTCTCAttaacaaaatacaaatagaaAATAACGATGAATAACGATCTTTCCCAATACATTCGATTGCTTTATTTCTAGTGAACCTTTCTGaactttgtttgttttaaaatCGCATCGAGCAAAAGGAACACAATCAGTATTTCAGTGAAATGATTACGAAATGTAAttaaaacgaaacaaaagtgaaaTACAACAGAAATTCGTGCACGTAGTGCCTCGAGTCGCAGTCAAGGCAGTCAAAGCAGTCAGTGGGCAAAGAAATGCTGAAGTATACGGTTCTGTTCCTCGCGTTGGTGTCCAGCGCAAAGGAAGGCTGGGGCCGCGAAAGGTTCACCATTGAAACACATGATGGTAAGGCTCAAAAGTGAAGTACAAATCCGAGGAGGAAATAACGAATTTCTGCGGGAACAGGCAATCACATTGGAGCTGTTCTGAAATCGGCACCATTCATCAAGATCGACGATGGATACTACTTCTTTGGGAGGGAGTCAGTGAACTGGTACGTGGCCTACGAGAAATGCCGGGAGCTGGAAGCCGAGCTGGTTACCTTCGAGACAGACGAGGAGTTCGACGCCATTGCCAGGTATCTAAAGGCAAATGCAGATCGGGGCAACTACTGGAGCTCTGGGAACGATCTGGGCAAGACGGGAATCCACAAGTGGTTCTCCAATGGCCAGCGGATCAACAGTCTGAGATGGGCTCACGGACAACCCGACAACGCGGGCGACAAAGAGCATTGCATTCACTTGGGCTACATATATAAGGACTCCCAAGGATTCGAACTGAACGATCGTCCCTGCGCCTACGATGGAAACAGTCTGTTCAGGTTTATATGCGAGGCGCCGAAGCTGGAGACAATATCGATTGTTGTGTGGAAGTAGATCGGTGGAGTATCGGTCGAATTCGATAATAGTGTGAAGAATTTCGTATACAATTATTGTACGGGTGAAATATGGTTTTGGATTAAACTTTTTATTAGAAACCAAACATTCACTTTTGTTAACAAAAGTTAGCTTTTGACAACAAAAGTGTCTGGTGTCTTGCTGGCCATCTGGTAGTTATTGGTATTGGCGTGGTGGGAACTAGAGGTCTTCTAGAATGGCTAAAAACCGGCATTCAAAATAACATATAGATAGAGTTTGAATGAATGAGTGCGCTCACACAAGACTCGGACGCACAACATTTAAAAGAAGTAGCACGAATTGAATGTGTGAGAATTACGATTGCTTTTCGAATGCAttttcatacatatttgcAGCAAAAAACACAAGGATCTTTTCCCTGGTCTAGTTTAGAAAAGCAATGCAAGTGGCGCCCATATGAGATTTCTTTCATTTCGGTTTCCGTCCTTCATTCTAGCGCATATAACCGAATGCCCTATCCCTTTTACATAAACTCGTTTAATCGTATGCCTCGCACTCGCCCAATTCAAATCGATTCGAGTGCATTCTATTGGAATTACGAGTATGTTGCGAGTGAAACCATGCCGCGCAGATCTCTGATCTGCACAACTGGGTGGCTTCTTAATCCTCCATCTCAATGGAAGATGAGCAAAGCGGGAAGATTGGAAAGAATTGCATATCAATTTCTCTTTTATTTAAACCGGGAGATATGTACTGTATCTGTTACGTGGATAGATCGTGTCCTCCAACCTCCATCGTCATCTACATCTTTCGCTTCCGTCCACCTAGACAACAGATCTATCCTGCCAGAGGACttgggaattggaattgggaaTACTTTTGTGGATACTTACAGCCAGGCAGGATGCCCTTGCTCCGAGCTGTACGATATGGCTGTCGTGCTCCTGGGTCGATTTTTCCGTACATTGTTCTATCCATTGTTCCGATGGAGGGATTCGCTTTCAGCTCACTGGTTCTTTTTTGCGGGGAAGTCAATAAATAACCAAGGAACTGTCTAatgacatttttattttgtatctgaggtttgtgtttcttttattttgccTGCTTTTGTGGCTGGCTCTCATCTAACGGCAGCTAAAAGTTtcatttgaattatttataagcgcatttttatttttggccttTCGGGGCTCGACGACGGATTTGTCGTTTTGTTTGCATTGAGTTCTGCCTGTCAGTGTGGATTTTGTGGATTTCGTCGATGggtcgttgttgtcgttgtcgacAGAGCTTTGCCCCCGAGCATACACGAAGAAACTATTGTAGGCGCCCCATTCCCTGCTCCAACAAATGGTTGTCTGGGGAGTGTGCCTTCGGAGTGCATTTGAGAGAATGAAGCGACGAAAGGTATATTTTGGATGGAAAATCACTGCAGCTGATTGACCATTAATCCCCAGCGAGCGTTTGAGATCAGAAGTAATCAATCAGTGAATGATTTGAGATGAAAGGAATATCTCATCAGCCTAAGAAATTCTCCCCAGACAATCTGCAGACAGAAGATTACCTGGGGATCCCTTAGACCAATAAACTGAACCTGGAGGAGTGAGGTGAGGTCTCTTAATCTATGTGATCACCAGATCAAAAGCCATATAGCACGATCTATAAATCAGCTAAGGAAGGTGCGTgcgtgggtgggtgggtgagtCTCAATAGATGATCTATGGATCCAACAGAATTTACGATCAACTGCGGatacatagtacatatacTAGACCTATGCGCAGATCAAGTTGAGCGCCAAACGATCCATAAAGACAGATTTATGGAATCATAAAAATACCCAAACGAACATCCCGGCCACacattttgtttcgtttcgcgTTTGTTTCAAACAAAACACGCAGCGACGACACATTGGAAAAggtaaaaaataataaatataaattctGAAACTAAAAACAAAGCGATACCAAAAATACCCGTCAACGGGATGGGATAGAAAgggaaagaaaaggaaaggaaaggcaggggaggggggaatcaAGGTTGCCCAATTACGTCAACACCAATGATTGGCAACTAAAAATacaaccaaagccaaaaaacaacTACAATTTCTGGCAAATCAAAGGCGACGTCTCGGTCGTCGTCTTTGGATCTCCTCTCTGGCATCAGAACGAGCCCGTGACTAACGAAGGGAGACCCAAGCTGGGGAGAATGGGGGagaattaattgaaaatgcgGCAATAGATTTCCGCAGAGccttgccaaaaaaaaagaaagatagAAAGGTGAAAGAAACCTGCGAAACTCACTATCCACGTTCCAGgctattttataaacaaataagTTTCCCTCCGACCGACAGAAACACCTATGGGGAgtggtggggaggggtggggaggggaggggaggcatTACATTACTCCGTGCGGATGGATGATGGGCAATGACGTTCGTTGGCAATTGTTTCGGCCAACGATCTGAGGTCTgaggtctggggtctggggtctgccTTCTACTACGAGTCTCCGTGTCTAAAAGTCAAAGGCACGAAAGGAAATTCCATGAGATCGGTGCGATctcaatataaatattttattagcGAGTAGATAAAATGTGTGCGTGAATGCGGGTTGCGAGTGTTGACCTTGCTGAAGGCGCAAGAAGGTGAAAAGAACAGAGAGCGGGCCCAACAAAAGCAGGAGGGAGAACACTCGGCGAGACTCGTGATCTTCGGGCAGATATATTAACCGATCTCTGGGCATATCTTTCGGCCTTTCTGCCGATAAACCAGCCCAATTTATGGCGTACATTCCCCAACGGATTGTCCATGGAGTACCCTTCTGGAATCTGGCGTGGTGATAAGATAAGTGGGGCTTTTGCGTTACAGAAGTGGATGGTGGTGTGGATTGCTACAGAAAGTACACAAGTATTTAACAAGGGATTTTCCTGGAGTTTTCCCTGCTTTGAATGCTCTTTAAAGTGAGCTACGAGTGAGCTACAAGGAAAATACATAAGGAATGTGCCAACAAGTCCCCCCTCtgaagcaacagaaacaaacactaattgaaattgaatggCTTAGAGATAAGAATCATTGTGTTAAATGGGCCGGAGAGCGATCGGCAGAGATGGagggaataggaataggaaccTGCTGAGCAGCAATCGAAATTCGACATTCGAACAGCGATGAACTCATTGCACTAAGAATAAGCTGAGGAGAGGTGCTAAGTAGTGGCAGATTAGGCGTGGACTGAGCCGAGAGAGAGGAGCTTCAAACGGAAGTTATCGACAGATCTTGCTTCAGGCCAGACAGTGGCATCAGCTCTGCTTCGGTCGCATCCGAGAGATTCGAGAGATACAGCAGGGCCAAAGAAAGTGCTTTACGTGggtgggcaggggcaggggcaggccaGGGCAGTCCGAAAGGGGATTCTCATGAGTGCATTCGATTgaacaccacaacaacaacgaaatgTTTATTTGTGAGCACTTTGTCAGGCGTTTCCATTTGCTTTCGTAACCCGAGATACTTTTGTAATTTTTCCCCTAGGAAACGCTACGCTTCCTTCGCTCCCTCCCCACTGCTCTCTGCATTTCGAGTGCTTAAAATATGTGAAATATGTCATAATTTTAATAGATTAAGTGGGCACAATTTAAttggttttgtgttttgtgtttggtattttgtatttcttttcaAGCATTTCCCCTCCAGAAATACCCAAAACAAATTTCCATCTCAACGCCTACGATCTAATCCGTTCAGTCGGTCGGTCCCCCACAAAATTAATGACGGCCACCAAATCTCTATGCGCTGCCACAAGGGGGCAAATGCCTCATCTATCTGGATGTCTTGTAGCTTTCTAATTGGATCCATAATTAGTGCAAATTAAGATGTTTGAAGGAAAGCAAAACATTGTCCGTTAATCTGAGTAGATCCCAAATCCCCAATGCGATTTTTAGCTACTGGCGACATTCCTCGCCTATCTTTTATCTTTTATCActgcttttcgttttttttatcTGCTATTTGTCTTACTTTGCTACTCTGATGTTTTCCTCCGAGCAAAGTAAACAATTTCCCACGCTACCACCTGCCGCAATATCACCAACCGAGTTCCAATGATTTTTCATCAATTTGTGTTgacttttttgttgcttcgtTACGCGTCTGCGAGCATTGAACACTTGACTGATGGATGGCTTTTGCtggtttttattgtttttcctcACGATTGCACTTTTCCGCACTTTTCAATGCACTTTGACAGTTTGTTGTCTCTAATATTTTGTTAGAACCGATGATACGCGCGCGCACCGCGCTCTCTATTGAGTTAAAGGCGTCGCGAGCGACTAAAACCGAAATGGAACCGACCCCATCAAATGGGGGCTCCATTAGAAATAGTCCGCTCTCTGAGAGCCCCttcagacagagagagagagagagagagagagaggttaACAATCTTCTAGCGCTCTGAGAGCCAGCCGATTT from Drosophila pseudoobscura strain MV-25-SWS-2005 chromosome 4, UCI_Dpse_MV25, whole genome shotgun sequence encodes the following:
- the LOC4816599 gene encoding C-type lectin 37Da-like, giving the protein MLKYTVLFLALVSSAKEGWGRERFTIETHDGNHIGAVLKSAPFIKIDDGYYFFGRESVNWYVAYEKCRELEAELVTFETDEEFDAIARYLKANADRGNYWSSGNDLGKTGIHKWFSNGQRINSLRWAHGQPDNAGDKEHCIHLGYIYKDSQGFELNDRPCAYDGNSLFRFICEAPKLETISIVVWK